A region of Dermochelys coriacea isolate rDerCor1 chromosome 1, rDerCor1.pri.v4, whole genome shotgun sequence DNA encodes the following proteins:
- the MPC2 gene encoding mitochondrial pyruvate carrier 2, which translates to MAAVAGLRASYHRLLDRIELKLPPRLRPLYNHPAGPKTVFFWAPVMKWGLVCAGMADMTRPAEKLSTAQSAVLMATGLIWSRYSLVIIPKNWGLFTVNFFVGCAGGSQLFRIWRYNQELKAKEQEQLQQKEP; encoded by the exons ATGGCCGCGGTCGCGGGGCTCCGCGCTTCCTACCACCGGCTGCTTGACCGCATCGAGCTCAAGCTGCCGCCCCGGCTGCGCCCCCTGTACAACCACCCGGCAG gtccCAAAACAGTGTTTTTCTGGGCACCTGTTATGAAATGG GGTTTGGTATGTGCTGGAATGGCTGATATGACCAGACCAGCAGAAAAACTCAGTACAGCACAGTCTGCAGTGTTAATGGCAACAG GCCTTATTTGGTCAAGATATTCTCTAGTTATTATTCCTAAAAACTGGGGTCTATTTACCGTGAATTTCTTTGTTGGCTGTGCCGGTGGTTCCCAGCTCTTTCGTATATGGAG GTATAATCAAGAGCTAAAAGCCAAGGAACAAGAGCAGCTGCAGCAAAAAGAACCTTAA